From the genome of Candidatus Eisenbacteria bacterium:
TCACCAAGTCCGGCAGCATCGTCTGGGAGAACGATCCGTTCACCGAGTGGAACACGTCGGTCTTCGGCGTCATCCTCGCCGACGAGCTTGGATTGTGGCCGGCGGACACCTGGACGGCGCACTCCGTCCTCACCGATCGGAGGATCAAGGCGGGGCAGAGCGCGATCGTTCGCTACGACGCCCCGCTCGGAGATCAGAAGGGCCCGTACAAAGTCGAAGCGCAGCTCCTCTATCGCGGCGCGCGACCGAACACCGTCGAGACGTACAACCTTCCCGATGACGTCTACGGCGTCGAGCGCGAGCTCGCCGAGACGTCAATCCAGGTCCCCTAGGCCGTGTTCGCCGAGGACCTGCTCCGCGACGTGAGGCGCGCGGGCTTCGCGCCCACCGCGATCGCGACGTACGTGCGGAGGATCGGCGCCCGCGCCGTGGGCCGGCTGCCCCGGAACGTGGAGCTCGTCCGCTCGGTCGCCGCGACCGCCCTGGTCCTCTTCGCGATCCAATTCTGCGGCGCGCTCCTCCTCTCGTGGGCGTTCGGCAGGAGGACCGGCGTCTCGTACCTGATCTCCTCGAGCGCGGTCCTGCTCTTTGTTTCGTTCTGGATCCTGACCCATCTCGGGCTGATGCACGCGACGCGGGACGACCGGCCGATGCGCCGGATTCCGTTCCCGGTGGCGCTGACCATGCTCCGGTTGGTGTCGATTCCGGCGATCGTGCTCTTGATCCGCGACGGCGCCTGGCCCGTCGTCGTGTGGCTCTACGCCGCGAGCGCCTCGACGGACGTCATCGACGGCGTGATGGCGCGCGCGTTCGGATCGGAGTCCCGAATCGGATCGGTCCTCGACCCGCTCGTCGACATCGCCTTCAACTCGTCGGTCTTCGTCGCGCTCGCCTCCGCGCGCGAGCTCCCGTGGTGGGTCGCGGGGCTGATGCTCGGCCGCTACGCGCTGCTCGTCGCCGGCACGTTCTATCTCTACGTCTTCCGCGGCCCGGTACGCATCCAGCCGACCGCGTTCGGAAAACTGACGGGCGTGCTGACGACGGTGCTGCTCGGGCTCCTCCTCCTCGGGCTCGCGTCCTGGAGTGACGCGACGCGGGGCCGCCTGAAGGAGGTCTTCGACGTGGGCTTGGGGGTTCTGGCGTTCGCCACCATCATCCAGGTCGTCTTCATCGGGCTCGCGAACCAGAAGGCGCTCGAGCGGGAGCCGGCCGCGGAGGAAGCGCCCCGAGCCGGTAAGGTCGTCGGGGACGTGCGCTGGCCAAGAGGGTAATTCCCGTCCTGCCGGTCCGACATCTCCCGCCTCACTCCTGACCCTCCCCAGACGCCGCCCGGTCTGCCCTTCGCATTGCATCCTGCAATGCCAGCGTATGCCGGACGCCCGTCCCCGGAAGCTGTTCCCCACTAGTCGCTTGCAAGCAAAGCCCGGACACGCGATTGGACCCAGCCGGGCCTGACGCGCCGGCGTGCCCTCCGTGGCATGTCTCTTGCGCTCCGGAGCACCGGTAAATCCCTGGGGCACAACGATCGACCCTCTTTCACGGAGCTGATTCCTGCTGATGCGGCTCACGGCGGGCCTCGTGTTCGCTCGATTCTGTCGACACCGCTCGGGCGTTGCTTGCCTCGTCGCGGCCGCGTTGGGCCTCGCCTTCTCTTCGGCCCCCGCGATCGCGGGCCCGGGAAGCGGGACCGCCACGATCGCGGGATCGTCGGCGGTGGTGGCGGGCGCGAGCGGCACCTGGGCGATCACCTACGTCGCGGCCGAGAACTTCGGCGCGCTGTTAGGCGGCCAGATCACGATCGAGATCCCGTCCGGATGGACGGCCCCTCAATCGAGCGATTCCAGCTCCGCCGGCTATGTCCGGCCGGAGCCGCCCGACCATGTCACCCTGCTCTCCACGTCGGGCCAGACCATCACGGTCCAGCTGGGCGCCCTGCCGGCGACGCCGTTCCTGGCGGGCGACTCGGTCACCGTGGTCTACGGCTGGGGCGGAGGCGCCGCCGCGGCCGTGGCCGACAGCGTGGCGCCTGCCACCGCGACGTTCACCGTCACCAGCGACCCGCTTCAATCGGGCTCTCCGGCGCCGATCGCGTCGTCGCCGACGCTCGCGGTGGCTCCCGATTCCGTGACTCACGTGCGCGTGGTCGATCCCGCGATGACTCCCGTCGGGGTCTTCACGCGGAGCGCCGACGAGGACACGACCCGCCTCCTTCTCCTCGGCTACGACCGCTTCGATAACCCGGCGCGCCTCGTCACGGGCGTCTGGACCGTGACCGGTGGCATCGGGACCGCGTCACCCGCCACCGGAACCGGAACGGTCCTCACGCTGACCGGCGCCGCGACGGGCTATGCGGTGGGGGACAGCGGCGTATGGGCCGACTCGACCGGGCTCATCACCGTGACGCACGGCGCGTACGCCGGGCTCCTCATGAACGCCGACGTCATCGCGACCGCGGGGGCGCCGCTCGGCGGGAATGTGACCGCGGTCGACGCCGACGGGAACGGGATCACGACCGGCCCCGGCTCGAGCGCGTCGATTCTCTTCGCTGCGTACGCCGACTCCTTGGGCGGAGCCGCGGCGGACCCGAATTTCGTCTCGTCGGCCGCGACCCTCTCCGGCGGCACGTGGAACTCCACCTTGACGGCGCGCCGCGCGGGGACGTTCTGGCTCGCCGCGCGCGACACGACCGCGGGGTTCGAGACCTCGCCCCGCCGGCGGATCGACGTCGCGCCGGCCGCGGCCGACCACATCACGGCCCGCCCCGACACGCTCCATCTCGTCGCGGGCGTCATGGACACCGTGACGGTCCTCGTCTTCGACCTCTACGGAAACCGCGCGCCCGTGCCGGCGAACGAGACGCTGACGCTCTGGACCGACCGCATCGTCGGACGCTTCTACGATTCGTTCGGCTCGATCGTCTACGAGGGCATCCTCGCCGCGGGGGCCGACTCGGTCGACTTCCGGTACCGGGACACGCAGGCGGGCGCGGGGGTCGGCCGCCTCCGGGCCATCGACGCGAACGGCTCGGGCCCCTCGCTCGGCGCCGCGGCCGCGAGCGTCGTCACCTCGCCGAACGTGCCTCTGGGATTCTTCACGGTCCAGGCCGCGCCGGACACCCTAGTCGCGGACGGCGTCGACTCCTCCCTTGTGACCTCGGAGGCCGTGCGCGACGGGTACGGAAACGTGGTCGCTGCGGGCGAGCGGTTCACCGCGTTCGGCACGCTCGTGGCGCCGATCACGGACGTCGATCCCGGCACTCCGGGCGCGCAGTGGGTCGCGGCCGCGGACGGCACGGTGAGCGGCTGGGTGGGCGCCGGGCTCGTGAAGGGCGCGGGCCTCGACTCGATCGCGTCCGAGCGCGGCGGCGCGAACGGCAAGGTCGCGATCCGGCTGATCGCCGGCGCTCCGGCGGGCGCGATCGCGCTGGTCGCCTCTCCCGACTCGCTCGCGGCCGACAGCGTGGCGACCCGCGCCCTGGGCGCGGCCGGGCTCCACGACGCGAACGGGAGCGCGGTCGAGAACGGCGAGCCGTTCACGGTTTCGACGACCCTCGGCTCGATCGCGTCGCCCGATCAGGATGGGGCGACCCCGGGGATCCAGGTCCGCGCCTCGGGCGGAGCGATCTCGTTCACGCTCTTCGGCGGCGACTCGATCGGGACCGCGACCGTTTCCGCCGCTTCCGCGCGGGGGACCGCGGCGGGGAGCGTCAACGTCCGCCTCGTCCCGGGCGCTACGAGCGCGGCCAAGTCCTCGGTGGCCGCGACGACGCCCGCGCCGGTCGGTGGCGTCGGCAGCACGGTCGCCGTCACGCTCCACGATTCGCAGGGCCATCCGATCGCGGGCGTTCCGTCCGACTCGATCTCGGTCGGCGTCTCCGGCGTCTCGGCGACCGTCACGCCGCAGGGCGCCTCGACCGACGGTGCGGGGCTGATCGAGCTCCGCGCCACCGCGACGGTCGCGGCGCCCGGCACCGTCTCCGTGACCGTGCGCGGCGTGACGCTCGCCGATTCGCCCACGATCGTCTTCCAGCCGGGGCCGCTCGACCACTACGCGCTTGCGGGACCGGCGGGGCCGTTGACCGCGGGCACCGCGGACGCGCTCCAGGTCGGCGCCCGCGATTCCTTCAACAACTCGATCCCGGGCCTCTCGGGCGTCGTCCTCCGTCCCACCGTGCTCGGCGGCGGCGCGACCGTGCCCGACTCGGCCACGATCGCCGGCGGTCTCGCCGCGGTCCCGTTCACGCCGACGGCGGCCGCGCCGCTCACGATCCAGGTGCGGGACGACGCGTCCCGAACGGTCACCTACGGGCCGGTTCCGGTCACGCCGGGTCCGTCCTTCCGCGTGATCGCGGTCGCGCCCTCGGCCGACACCCTCGCCGCGGGCGACTCGGTCGCGGTTCGCGCGCGGCTCTTCGACGCGTGGGGGAACACGGTGGCGGGCGGCCAGGTCGTAGCCTCGGTCGTGGCCGGAGGGGGAACCGTCGCGCCCGCGGCCGACGCGGCCGACGCCTCTGGATTTGCCGACTTCATGCTTCACGCCGGCTCCACGCTGGGCACGCTCGGGCTTCGATTCCTCGCGGCGGGAAGCGCGGCCGAGGACTCGGTCCGCGCCGACACGCTTCAAGTCACCGTGATCCCGGCGGGGGCCGTCTCGCTCCGCGTCCTCCCCGACTCGCTCGGCTGGATCGCGGGCGCCCCGGTGCGCGTGCGGGTGGAGCCGCTCGACGCGTTCGGGAACGTCGTGCTCGCCGACACCGCCACGATCGTAATGCGCCCCAGCGGCGCGCTCCGGTGGGCGCCGGCGTTCGGCGCGCTCTCGGGCGGCGCGTTCGTGACGTTCGCGAGCGATACGATCGCGGAGTCGGTCTCGCTCGCCGCGGACCGCGTGGGCGGGGGCACGGGGAGCGCGGGCCCGGCCGTCGTGGCGCCGGCCGCGGCGGCTTCGGTCGCCATCGCCTCGGGGGACGGTCAGACCGCGATCGTCGCCCGCGAGGTCGCGTCGCCCCTTCGAGTCCGCGTGCGCGACGCGTACGGAAACCTGACCCCGGGCGCCTCGATCGTCTTTGGGGTCGCCGCGGGGAACGGATCCGTGGACGCGATTCGGGGAGGCGCGGCCGATTCCGTCGGGGTGAGCGACGGGTCCGCGGTGGCGGCATGCGAGGTCGCGCGTCTCGGGACGGTCGCCGGCGTGGGGAGCGACGCGTTCCGCGCCCGGCTCCTCATCGCCCCCGCGGCGCAGGTGCTCTTCACCGCCAGCGCGAGCCCGGACACGGCGGCCTCGCTCTCGCTCTCGCCACCGTCGCTCTCGCTCGCCGCGGGCGGCGTGGCGAACGTCACCGCGACGGCGCGCGACCTCTTCGGAAATCTCGCGCCCGGCGCAGCCGTTACGTTCTACGTCGGCGCCCCTTCCGCGGGCACGCTCGAGTCGCTTGGGTCGACGTCGGGCGGAAGCGGCTCGCAGAGCGGCACGACCGGGGGCGCGGGCGCGCTCGCCGTTCGATACCGCGCGCCCGCCACGACACCCGCCGCCGACTCGATCTTCGCCCGCGGCGCGTCGATCGCCCCGGTCGGCATCCGCGCGACCGTCGGCGCGGCCACGACGGCGTCGCTCCAAGTATTGCCCGATTCGCTCGGATGGATCGCCGGCGACCCGGTGCGGGTGCGGGTGCGCGCGATCGACGCGTTCGGGAATCCGGTTCCGGCCGACACCGCGACGGTCGGTCTGTCATCGGGCGGGAGCGCGACCTTCACGCCCGCGTTCGGCGCGATGACGGCCGGCGAGTTCGTGACCTTCGCGCGCGACACGCTCGCGGAGTCCGTCCCGAGCCTCGATGCCTCCCGGGTGGGTGGAGGGACCGGCAGCGCGGGTCCCGTGACGGTGCGGCCGGCGTCGCCCGCGGGCGCGATCGCGATCGCCGCACCGCGCGACACCCTGACCGCCGATGGCCGGAGCTCCGTGACGGTGGCGCTTGGGCCGGTCCGCGACGCGTTCGGAAACTTAGTAACGACGGGCTCGCTCGTTCTCGTGAGCGCTACCGCCGCGTCGCTCCTGGCGCCGGATGCCTCTCCGCTCCCGGGGCTCGATCTGGCGACCGCGTCCGACGGCCGCGCGTCGCTGGTCCTGACCGCCCCGGCCTCGGCGGGGGCCGACACGCTCCGCGCGTGGACGCGGGTGGGGGCCGCCGCCGGGCAGCACGCGTTCGTCTACGAGCCGCCGCCGTCCCTCGCCTACACGCCGGGCACGATCGCGCCGCAGGTCGTCGTTCCAGGATCGACGTACTCATTCCGCGTGCGCGTGACCAACACGGGGACCGGGACGATCCAAATCGGGACGGGGACGACGATCTCGTTCGGAGCGGGGGCGATGGCGTACACCGCCGCGCTCGCCGCGCCGGTCCCGCTGGTCGCGGGGCAGTCCGATACGCTCCGGTTCGCCGCGGGCGGGGTCTCATCGATGCTGACGCCGGGGACCTACGCCCCCGCGCTCCGCGCGGTCGGGACCGACGGGACGGGCGACGCGTTCGACTTCTACCTGAGCCTCGCGGGCGGTCAGGTCCACGCAGCGGGGGTGAGCGCCGCCGGGGTCAGCGCCTCGCCGTCCCCGGTGCCGCTCGGCTACGGCGCCCTGGCCCTGGTCTTCGACGTCACGAACCCCACGACCCTCGCGGCGACAATCGACGCGGCGAGCCTTGGCTACACGATCGGCGCGTTCACCACGGTCGGCGTGGCGCCGTCGCTCCCGGCCGCGCTCCCCGCGGGGGGAACGACGCGCCTCACGGTCACGGTGAGCGTCCCGCCGAGCGGGATCCCCGACGGCACCGTCGTTGGCGCCACCCTCACCGCGACCGCCGGCTTCGGCGGGTCCTCGGTCGTCGGGTCGAACCTGACGCGGCTCTCCTTCCAGGTCCAGTCCGCGGCCCGCATCGTCGCGACGACGGGTGTCGCGCTCCCCTCGCGCTATCTTCGCGCGCGGACGTTCGGTCCCACCGTGCGCGTAAGCAATACGGGTACCTCGACAGTCACGCTCGCGCGCGGCACGACGCGCCTCGTGCTCGAGCACCCGGGCGGAGACCTCCTCTCGACCGGGCTTAACGCCGCGACGGCGGTCCTCGGGAGCGACTCCGCGTCGCTCGTCTTCGACTCGCTCGCGGTGCCCGCTTCCGTCGCGCGCGGGCGCTACGCCGCGCGGCTCTATCTGAACGGCACGGAATCGGGACAGGCCTTCGCCGACACGATCCCGCTCGATCCCGACAGCGTCTCGGTGCTCGAGCCGCCGCTTCTCTCCGTGGTCGGACCGCTCTCGCCCGATTCCGTGAGCGCGGGGCAGACGCGCCCGCTTCGACTTCGCCTCGCGAACGGCGGCGACGTGGCCTTCGACCTGGATCCCGGGACGATGCTCCGGCTGGGCTCGCCGCTCTTCACCGATCTCTCGCTCGGCGTGGCGGCGGCGCTTGGGCCCGGCGCGGCGATCGATCTCGACTTCGCCGGCGCGCCGCTCGGGTCGCCGCTCTCGCCGGGGAGCGCCGCGGCCACGCTCGAGGCGCGCGGAACCGAGGACGGCCGCTTCCGCGAGGAGGCGATCGCCGCGGGCCTGCTCGAGGCGCGTCCGCCGGCCGCGATCGCGTTCGTCGCGGGCTCGACCGTTCCCGACACCGTTCGCGCGGGGCAGTCGTACGACCTCTCGGTCGCGGTGCGGAACAGCGGGGGCTCCCCGATCACGCTCGATCCCGCGTCATCGCGAATCCTGCTTACGGACGGTGTCGAGCAGGTGGTCGCGTTGGGCTCGGGAGCGCCCGTGGCTCTCGGCCCTGGCGGCCAGGCGACGCTCTCCTTCCCCAGCGCCGCGTTCCCGGCCGCGCTCGCGAGCCAGCCGTACCCCGTGACGCTCTTCCTCTACGGGAGCGAGTGGGGCCAGGCGGAGAGCACGCAGGTCGCGTCGCCCCAATCCGAGATTCTGGTGATCGAGCCGGCGGCCGCGGTCCAGATCCGCCCCGTGGCTGCCGCCGCGCCGATCCAGGCAGCCGCCGGCATGGCCTCGGTACGGACCTGGGGGCTCGAGCTCATGGCGCTTGTTCCTCCCGGCGGCGTCACCGCCGTCCACCTGACGACGCTCCGGCTCACGGTGCTCACCGACGGGAGCGCCGCCGGCGCCCCTTCGGCTGCTCTCGGCACGATCGCGGTCCGCTCGACGACGGGCGCGCTCCTCGCGCAATCGGCCGTCGGGGGCGCCAATCCGGTTACGCTCACGCTCTCCACGCCCCTCGCGATTACCGCGGGGGCCGAGTCGCTCTACGTGGAGGTCGGGATCGCCGGCTCGGGCGCGGCCCGCGCGGTGGCGCTCCGCGTCGCGGCGGACACCGACGTTCTGGTGCTG
Proteins encoded in this window:
- a CDS encoding CDP-alcohol phosphatidyltransferase family protein, giving the protein MFAEDLLRDVRRAGFAPTAIATYVRRIGARAVGRLPRNVELVRSVAATALVLFAIQFCGALLLSWAFGRRTGVSYLISSSAVLLFVSFWILTHLGLMHATRDDRPMRRIPFPVALTMLRLVSIPAIVLLIRDGAWPVVVWLYAASASTDVIDGVMARAFGSESRIGSVLDPLVDIAFNSSVFVALASARELPWWVAGLMLGRYALLVAGTFYLYVFRGPVRIQPTAFGKLTGVLTTVLLGLLLLGLASWSDATRGRLKEVFDVGLGVLAFATIIQVVFIGLANQKALEREPAAEEAPRAGKVVGDVRWPRG
- a CDS encoding T9SS type A sorting domain-containing protein, with protein sequence MRLTAGLVFARFCRHRSGVACLVAAALGLAFSSAPAIAGPGSGTATIAGSSAVVAGASGTWAITYVAAENFGALLGGQITIEIPSGWTAPQSSDSSSAGYVRPEPPDHVTLLSTSGQTITVQLGALPATPFLAGDSVTVVYGWGGGAAAAVADSVAPATATFTVTSDPLQSGSPAPIASSPTLAVAPDSVTHVRVVDPAMTPVGVFTRSADEDTTRLLLLGYDRFDNPARLVTGVWTVTGGIGTASPATGTGTVLTLTGAATGYAVGDSGVWADSTGLITVTHGAYAGLLMNADVIATAGAPLGGNVTAVDADGNGITTGPGSSASILFAAYADSLGGAAADPNFVSSAATLSGGTWNSTLTARRAGTFWLAARDTTAGFETSPRRRIDVAPAAADHITARPDTLHLVAGVMDTVTVLVFDLYGNRAPVPANETLTLWTDRIVGRFYDSFGSIVYEGILAAGADSVDFRYRDTQAGAGVGRLRAIDANGSGPSLGAAAASVVTSPNVPLGFFTVQAAPDTLVADGVDSSLVTSEAVRDGYGNVVAAGERFTAFGTLVAPITDVDPGTPGAQWVAAADGTVSGWVGAGLVKGAGLDSIASERGGANGKVAIRLIAGAPAGAIALVASPDSLAADSVATRALGAAGLHDANGSAVENGEPFTVSTTLGSIASPDQDGATPGIQVRASGGAISFTLFGGDSIGTATVSAASARGTAAGSVNVRLVPGATSAAKSSVAATTPAPVGGVGSTVAVTLHDSQGHPIAGVPSDSISVGVSGVSATVTPQGASTDGAGLIELRATATVAAPGTVSVTVRGVTLADSPTIVFQPGPLDHYALAGPAGPLTAGTADALQVGARDSFNNSIPGLSGVVLRPTVLGGGATVPDSATIAGGLAAVPFTPTAAAPLTIQVRDDASRTVTYGPVPVTPGPSFRVIAVAPSADTLAAGDSVAVRARLFDAWGNTVAGGQVVASVVAGGGTVAPAADAADASGFADFMLHAGSTLGTLGLRFLAAGSAAEDSVRADTLQVTVIPAGAVSLRVLPDSLGWIAGAPVRVRVEPLDAFGNVVLADTATIVMRPSGALRWAPAFGALSGGAFVTFASDTIAESVSLAADRVGGGTGSAGPAVVAPAAAASVAIASGDGQTAIVAREVASPLRVRVRDAYGNLTPGASIVFGVAAGNGSVDAIRGGAADSVGVSDGSAVAACEVARLGTVAGVGSDAFRARLLIAPAAQVLFTASASPDTAASLSLSPPSLSLAAGGVANVTATARDLFGNLAPGAAVTFYVGAPSAGTLESLGSTSGGSGSQSGTTGGAGALAVRYRAPATTPAADSIFARGASIAPVGIRATVGAATTASLQVLPDSLGWIAGDPVRVRVRAIDAFGNPVPADTATVGLSSGGSATFTPAFGAMTAGEFVTFARDTLAESVPSLDASRVGGGTGSAGPVTVRPASPAGAIAIAAPRDTLTADGRSSVTVALGPVRDAFGNLVTTGSLVLVSATAASLLAPDASPLPGLDLATASDGRASLVLTAPASAGADTLRAWTRVGAAAGQHAFVYEPPPSLAYTPGTIAPQVVVPGSTYSFRVRVTNTGTGTIQIGTGTTISFGAGAMAYTAALAAPVPLVAGQSDTLRFAAGGVSSMLTPGTYAPALRAVGTDGTGDAFDFYLSLAGGQVHAAGVSAAGVSASPSPVPLGYGALALVFDVTNPTTLAATIDAASLGYTIGAFTTVGVAPSLPAALPAGGTTRLTVTVSVPPSGIPDGTVVGATLTATAGFGGSSVVGSNLTRLSFQVQSAARIVATTGVALPSRYLRARTFGPTVRVSNTGTSTVTLARGTTRLVLEHPGGDLLSTGLNAATAVLGSDSASLVFDSLAVPASVARGRYAARLYLNGTESGQAFADTIPLDPDSVSVLEPPLLSVVGPLSPDSVSAGQTRPLRLRLANGGDVAFDLDPGTMLRLGSPLFTDLSLGVAAALGPGAAIDLDFAGAPLGSPLSPGSAAATLEARGTEDGRFREEAIAAGLLEARPPAAIAFVAGSTVPDTVRAGQSYDLSVAVRNSGGSPITLDPASSRILLTDGVEQVVALGSGAPVALGPGGQATLSFPSAAFPAALASQPYPVTLFLYGSEWGQAESTQVASPQSEILVIEPAAAVQIRPVAAAAPIQAAAGMASVRTWGLELMALVPPGGVTAVHLTTLRLTVLTDGSAAGAPSAALGTIAVRSTTGALLAQSAVGGANPVTLTLSTPLAITAGAESLYVEVGIAGSGAARAVALRVAADTDVLVLEDLTATPVPVRGGGGVAFSPLTSPTLTLFDRAHGYPNPFRAGREDVRLSYLLTQDGAVRVKIYTLLGDLVREIALAAGATGGTRGLNEVPWDGRNGKGELVRPGLYVARIEGSGASEQIKVGVLR